The Erythrobacter sp. genome segment TAGGTCCCTGGTGCCAGCCCGGTAATCACCGTGGCGCTGCCCGGAAGGGCCAGTTCGTCGTACAGCGGCGTGGCGGCCTCACCTTCGCGCCAAAGCTGGAAAGCGAAATGGGTAACGCCCTCCCCCTGCGGCAGCCATGCGAAACGGAAGCCGTCCGCCAGTGGCGAGGCCTCGACTGTCGCTTCCACTCCAAGCCGCTTGCGCCGGAAAGAGAAAGTCTCGGAAAGACCTTCCACGCCGCTGGCAGCAATTCCGCGCGCACGGACGAAATAGCGCCCGTCTTCCAGCCTGGAAAACACGGTATCGCCATCGGCAGATACATCCTCGGCCAGCATTTCAAGAAAGCCCGCATCGCGCGCAATCTGGGTGCGCGATTCCTGCGCACCGGGTGGAGGCGTGACGGCAAAAGCCACCACTTCTTCCGTCTGCACCGCTCCCGGCGCGGCAATTGCAGCGGGAGGAAGCAGCAGTTCGGGCGCGCTCAGCCCTGCCTCACGCGCAGCAATGCCATACCCTTCGCCCGTCAGCCGCTCGTCTTCGGAGCGTTCGACCCAGACGGCACCCTCGATCACTTCGGTGGTGCCCAGCCCCGAAGCCTCGTCAAAACTCACCCGGTACTCGGTACCGCGCACCGCTGTGACCGCTACCGGCGTGCTGGTGCGGAACCGCTCGTCGCCG includes the following:
- a CDS encoding FecR domain-containing protein; amino-acid sequence: MRMMAEARMGLAALLFASVALASGAQAQATDGYITYHMEPGDTLISVQQRFLKRGDSLAAITRLNRITNVRRIPVGTRLLLPRDLLAWRPAGLVVRSFSGPVTIDGAAPVIGAPLSEGAVIRTGAGGFVTFQSPDGAAIALPSNSHARLERARVYALRDLRDVEFRILNGRGEVQAPTLRGDERFRTSTPVAVTAVRGTEYRVSFDEASGLGTTEVIEGAVWVERSEDERLTGEGYGIAAREAGLSAPELLLPPAAIAAPGAVQTEEVVAFAVTPPPGAQESRTQIARDAGFLEMLAEDVSADGDTVFSRLEDGRYFVRARGIAASGVEGLSETFSFRRKRLGVEATVEASPLADGFRFAWLPQGEGVTHFAFQLWREGEAATPLYDELALPGSATVITGLAPGTYIWRVAAIQADAEEGLLKVWGPEQSLTVSPE